The following are encoded together in the Methylorubrum sp. B1-46 genome:
- a CDS encoding PaaI family thioesterase, which yields MTDEERAAFPEGWEAFTDPGFIAHVGPVYHRTAGGRKEFAFRTDERHGNLVGIVHGGMLLTFADRALSIVVRDACEGARAVTIEMSSQFVGAAQIGDLIETVPEIVRKTASLVFVRGTLTSGGRPLAAVTGIWKVLRDKPGGKS from the coding sequence ATGACGGACGAGGAGCGCGCGGCCTTTCCGGAGGGGTGGGAGGCCTTCACCGATCCCGGCTTCATCGCTCATGTCGGGCCGGTCTATCACCGCACGGCCGGCGGTCGGAAGGAATTCGCCTTCCGCACCGACGAGCGGCACGGCAACCTCGTCGGCATCGTCCATGGCGGCATGCTGCTGACCTTCGCCGACCGGGCGCTCAGCATCGTCGTGCGCGACGCCTGCGAGGGGGCGCGGGCCGTGACCATCGAGATGTCGAGCCAGTTCGTCGGCGCGGCGCAGATCGGCGACCTGATCGAGACCGTCCCGGAAATCGTGCGCAAGACCGCCTCCCTCGTCTTCGTGCGCGGCACGCTGACCAGCGGCGGCCGGCCGCTGGCGGCGGTGACGGGAATCTGGAAGGTTCTGCGGGACAAGCCCGGCGGCAAGTCATGA
- a CDS encoding DUF6111 family protein translates to MLRLVLQEILLFSLPFLAFAAWLLLARRSPLDHAEWKPQWTRLVLAGLFIVIASLVMTGLTGERTQDGYELPRFENGRLVPGHFR, encoded by the coding sequence ATGCTCCGCCTCGTCCTCCAGGAAATCCTCCTGTTCTCCCTGCCCTTCCTCGCCTTCGCGGCGTGGCTGCTGCTCGCCCGGCGCTCGCCGCTCGACCATGCGGAGTGGAAGCCGCAATGGACGCGGCTGGTGCTGGCCGGACTGTTCATCGTCATCGCCTCCCTCGTCATGACCGGCCTGACCGGGGAACGCACCCAGGATGGCTACGAGTTGCCCCGCTTCGAGAACGGTCGGCTGGTGCCGGGCCATTTCCGATGA
- a CDS encoding MoxR family ATPase, whose amino-acid sequence MAQGAGPASTTSLDDGIVATAETCLAAIHEAREAIHGVIFGQEKIVDLALVTILAGGHGLLVGLPGLAKTKLVETLGTVLGLDARRVQFTPDLMPSDILGTEILDEDAERRRSFRFVKGPVFTQLLMADEINRASPRTQSALLQAMQEHFVSVAGERHDLPRPFHVLATQNPIEQEGTYPLPEAQLDRFLLEIDVGYPDRAAERRILIETTGVEDARARAVMNTEQLLTAQRLVRRLPVGDAVVDAILDLVRSARPEGGDPAIAKKLLWGPGPRASQALTLAVRARALIEGRVAPSVADVKALAEPVLKHRMAVTFAARADGETVTGLIGQLAAKL is encoded by the coding sequence ATGGCACAGGGCGCCGGACCGGCCAGCACGACGAGCCTCGACGACGGGATCGTCGCCACCGCCGAGACCTGCCTCGCCGCGATTCACGAGGCGCGGGAGGCGATCCACGGGGTCATCTTCGGCCAGGAGAAGATCGTCGATCTGGCCCTGGTCACCATCCTGGCCGGTGGCCACGGCCTGCTCGTCGGCCTCCCCGGCCTCGCCAAGACCAAGCTGGTCGAGACGCTGGGCACCGTACTCGGGCTCGACGCCCGCCGGGTGCAGTTCACGCCGGACCTGATGCCCTCCGACATCCTCGGCACCGAAATTCTCGACGAGGATGCCGAGCGCCGCCGCTCCTTCCGCTTCGTCAAGGGACCGGTCTTCACCCAGCTCCTGATGGCCGACGAGATCAACCGGGCCAGCCCGCGCACGCAATCGGCCCTGCTCCAGGCGATGCAGGAGCATTTCGTCTCGGTGGCGGGCGAGCGCCACGACCTGCCGCGGCCCTTCCACGTGCTGGCGACGCAGAACCCGATCGAGCAGGAGGGCACCTACCCGCTGCCCGAGGCACAGCTCGACCGCTTCCTGCTGGAGATCGATGTCGGCTATCCCGACCGCGCCGCCGAGCGCCGCATCCTCATCGAGACGACCGGCGTCGAGGACGCGCGAGCGAGGGCGGTGATGAACACCGAGCAGTTGCTCACGGCGCAGCGCCTCGTGCGGCGCCTGCCGGTGGGCGATGCCGTGGTCGACGCCATCCTCGACCTCGTCCGCTCGGCCCGCCCCGAGGGTGGCGATCCGGCCATCGCGAAGAAGCTGCTGTGGGGGCCCGGCCCCCGCGCGAGCCAGGCGCTGACGCTGGCTGTCCGCGCCCGCGCGCTGATCGAGGGCCGCGTCGCCCCTTCTGTGGCCGACGTGAAGGCGCTGGCCGAACCGGTGCTCAAGCACCGCATGGCCGTCACCTTCGCGGCGCGCGCCGACGGCGAGACGGTGACCGGCCTGATCGGCCAGCTCGCCGCCAAGCTCTGA
- a CDS encoding DUF58 domain-containing protein, which produces MASTRLVEAESRRPGGAQTGGALALAEVMPRLVLESRRVSGTLAHGLHGRRRAGPGESFWQFRPFVTGEAAARIDWRRSARDDRLYVREREWEAAHNIWIWIDRSASMGFASDLAQTSKVERALVLGLALADTFVEGGERVGLLGLTRATAARGIVETLAQALVNDRAGLSQDLPPPARPGRFDEAVLVSDFLTPLDRVRESVQANSVHGNRGHLVLVVDPVEETFPFTGQAVLHDPESGASLDIGEAGAWGETYRSRIAAHRDGLSEIARQRGWTLTIHRTDRPASEAALRVLTLVAAARGLG; this is translated from the coding sequence ATGGCCTCCACCCGGCTCGTCGAGGCCGAGAGCCGCCGCCCCGGCGGCGCGCAGACCGGCGGTGCGCTCGCGCTCGCCGAGGTGATGCCGCGGCTCGTGCTGGAATCGCGCCGCGTCTCCGGCACCCTGGCGCACGGCCTGCACGGACGCCGCCGCGCCGGGCCGGGCGAGAGCTTCTGGCAGTTCCGCCCCTTCGTCACCGGCGAGGCGGCGGCACGCATCGACTGGCGCCGCTCGGCCCGCGACGACCGGCTCTACGTACGCGAGCGCGAGTGGGAGGCCGCCCACAACATCTGGATCTGGATTGACCGCTCCGCCTCGATGGGCTTCGCCTCGGACCTGGCCCAGACCTCGAAGGTCGAGCGGGCCCTGGTGCTCGGGCTGGCGCTCGCCGACACGTTCGTGGAGGGCGGCGAGCGCGTCGGCCTGCTCGGGCTCACCCGCGCGACGGCCGCGCGCGGCATCGTCGAGACCCTGGCCCAGGCGCTGGTCAACGACCGGGCCGGGCTGAGTCAGGACCTGCCGCCGCCGGCGCGGCCCGGCCGCTTCGACGAGGCCGTGCTGGTGAGCGACTTTCTCACTCCCCTCGACCGGGTGCGCGAGTCGGTGCAGGCCAATTCCGTCCACGGCAACCGCGGCCACCTCGTGCTGGTGGTCGATCCGGTGGAGGAGACCTTCCCCTTCACCGGCCAGGCCGTGCTGCACGATCCGGAAAGCGGAGCGAGCCTCGATATCGGCGAGGCGGGCGCCTGGGGCGAGACCTACCGGAGCCGCATCGCGGCGCACCGCGACGGCCTGTCCGAGATCGCCCGGCAGCGGGGCTGGACGTTGACGATCCACCGCACCGACCGGCCGGCGAGCGAGGCGGCCCTGCGCGTCCTCACTCTTGTCGCCGCCGCGCGCGGGCTCGGCTGA
- a CDS encoding CCA tRNA nucleotidyltransferase — translation MSADSLPPPLAADGPARLLAREGVQACLAALDGPGEETRLVGGCVRDALLGASVSDIDLATTLLPKAVMARARAAGIKAVPTGIEHGTITLVVEGQPHEVTTLREDVETDGRHAVVRFGRDFSRDAERRDFTINALSLDAQGRLHDTTGGVADLAAGRVRFIGEAATRLREDALRLLRFFRFHARYGHGAPDPEGLLAAIAARDSLDRLSRERVRAEFLKLLLAPRAVEAVASLSETGLLLRILGGVGELGRFARSAAAEPGLDAVARFAALAVRTTEDADRLQESLRLSRAEHTRLTAYAAALAILHDRPVIAAEAVPALVATHGAGPLRAVLTALDGEPRPLVTAEARATLDRMEASGTQPVFPVAGADLVARGVPPGRAVGAGLRAARTLWLASGCPADAQARERLIARALEVAGTP, via the coding sequence ATGAGCGCCGACTCGTTGCCCCCTCCCCTTGCCGCGGACGGCCCCGCCCGCCTCCTGGCGCGGGAAGGCGTGCAGGCCTGCCTCGCGGCGCTCGACGGGCCGGGGGAGGAGACGCGCCTCGTCGGCGGTTGCGTGCGCGACGCGCTGCTCGGCGCGAGCGTCAGCGACATCGATCTCGCCACCACGCTTCTGCCCAAGGCGGTGATGGCGCGCGCCCGCGCCGCCGGAATCAAGGCGGTTCCGACCGGCATCGAGCACGGCACGATCACCCTCGTCGTCGAAGGGCAGCCGCACGAGGTGACGACCCTGCGCGAGGATGTGGAAACCGACGGGCGCCACGCGGTGGTGCGCTTCGGCCGCGATTTTTCGCGCGATGCCGAGCGGCGCGATTTCACCATCAATGCACTCTCGCTCGACGCGCAGGGCCGCCTGCACGACACGACCGGAGGCGTGGCCGACCTCGCCGCGGGCCGGGTGCGCTTCATCGGCGAGGCCGCGACCCGCCTGCGCGAGGATGCCCTGCGGCTCCTGCGCTTCTTCCGCTTCCATGCCCGCTACGGACACGGCGCGCCCGACCCGGAGGGCCTCCTCGCCGCCATCGCCGCCCGCGACAGCCTGGATCGGCTCTCGCGGGAGCGGGTGCGCGCCGAGTTCCTGAAGCTGCTGCTCGCACCCCGCGCGGTCGAGGCGGTGGCCTCGCTCAGCGAGACCGGTCTGCTGCTGCGCATCCTCGGCGGCGTCGGCGAACTCGGTCGCTTCGCCCGCAGCGCGGCGGCCGAGCCGGGCCTCGATGCCGTCGCCCGCTTCGCGGCGCTCGCCGTGCGCACGACCGAGGATGCGGACCGGCTGCAGGAAAGCCTCCGCCTGTCCCGGGCCGAGCATACCCGCCTCACCGCTTACGCCGCGGCGCTCGCGATTCTCCACGACCGGCCGGTGATCGCGGCGGAGGCGGTGCCGGCCCTAGTCGCGACCCACGGCGCCGGGCCGCTGCGCGCGGTCCTCACCGCCCTCGACGGTGAGCCGCGCCCGCTCGTGACAGCCGAGGCGCGGGCAACGCTCGACCGGATGGAGGCTTCGGGCACGCAGCCCGTCTTCCCTGTGGCGGGTGCCGACCTCGTGGCGCGCGGCGTGCCGCCGGGCCGGGCGGTCGGAGCAGGGTTGCGGGCCGCCCGGACGCTGTGGCTCGCCAGCGGCTGCCCGGCGGATGCGCAGGCGCGGGAACGGCTGATCGCGCGGGCGCTGGAGGTGGCAGGGACGCCCTAG
- the atpD gene encoding F0F1 ATP synthase subunit beta yields the protein MANTASPATNAKGRITQVIGPVVDVQFDGYLPEILNALETKNQGNRLVLEVAQQLGENTVRCIAMDTSEGLVRGQEVSDTGAPIRVPVGHNTLGRIMNVIGEPIDEAGPIQADTYRAIHQPAPSYDEQSTEAQILVTGIKVVDLLAPYAKGGKIGLFGGAGVGKTVLIMELINNIAKAHSGYSVFAGVGERTREGNDLYHEMIESNVNKNPKENNGSAEGSKCALVYGQMNESPGARSRVALTGLTIAEQFRDEGQDVLFFVDNIFRFTQAGSEVSALLGRIPSAVGYQPTLATDMGALQERITTTTKGSITSVQAIYVPADDLTDPAPAASFAHLDATTVLSRSIAEKGIYPAVDPLDSTSRMLSPAILGEEHYDVARRVQQTLQRYKSLQDIIAILGMDELSEEDKLTVARARKIERFLSQPFHVAEVFTGSPGKLVALEDTIKGFKGLVEGKYDDLPEAAFYMVGSIEEAQEKAKKLAA from the coding sequence ATGGCGAACACCGCTTCCCCGGCCACCAATGCCAAGGGCCGCATCACCCAGGTCATCGGCCCCGTGGTCGACGTGCAGTTCGACGGCTACCTGCCGGAGATCCTGAACGCGCTGGAGACCAAGAACCAGGGCAACCGCCTCGTGCTCGAGGTGGCGCAGCAGCTCGGCGAGAACACCGTCCGCTGCATCGCCATGGACACCTCGGAAGGCCTTGTGCGCGGCCAGGAGGTCTCCGACACCGGCGCGCCGATCCGGGTGCCGGTCGGCCACAACACCCTCGGCCGCATCATGAACGTCATCGGCGAGCCGATCGACGAGGCCGGCCCGATCCAGGCCGACACCTACCGCGCCATCCACCAGCCGGCCCCGTCCTACGACGAGCAGTCGACCGAGGCGCAGATCCTCGTCACCGGCATCAAGGTGGTGGACCTGCTCGCCCCCTACGCTAAGGGTGGCAAGATCGGCCTGTTCGGCGGCGCCGGCGTCGGCAAGACCGTGCTGATCATGGAGCTGATCAACAACATCGCGAAGGCCCACTCGGGCTACTCGGTGTTCGCCGGCGTGGGCGAGCGGACGCGTGAGGGCAACGATCTCTACCACGAGATGATCGAGTCCAACGTCAACAAGAACCCCAAGGAGAACAACGGCTCGGCCGAGGGCTCCAAGTGCGCGCTCGTCTACGGCCAGATGAACGAGTCGCCCGGCGCCCGCTCCCGCGTGGCGCTGACCGGCCTGACCATCGCCGAGCAGTTCCGCGACGAGGGCCAGGACGTGCTGTTCTTCGTCGACAACATCTTCCGCTTCACGCAGGCGGGCTCCGAAGTGTCGGCGCTTCTGGGCCGCATCCCCTCCGCGGTGGGCTACCAGCCGACGCTGGCCACCGACATGGGCGCCCTGCAGGAGCGCATCACCACCACCACCAAGGGCTCGATCACCTCGGTGCAGGCGATCTACGTGCCGGCCGACGACCTGACCGACCCGGCGCCCGCCGCCTCGTTCGCCCACCTCGATGCCACGACCGTGCTCTCGCGCTCGATCGCCGAGAAGGGCATTTACCCGGCCGTGGACCCGCTCGACTCCACCTCGCGCATGCTCTCGCCGGCGATCCTCGGTGAGGAGCACTACGACGTCGCCCGCCGCGTCCAGCAGACCCTGCAGCGCTACAAGTCGCTCCAGGACATCATCGCGATCCTGGGCATGGACGAGCTCTCGGAAGAGGACAAGCTGACGGTGGCCCGTGCCCGCAAGATCGAGCGCTTCCTCAGCCAGCCGTTCCACGTCGCCGAGGTGTTCACCGGCTCGCCGGGCAAGCTCGTCGCGCTCGAAGACACGATCAAGGGCTTCAAGGGCTTGGTCGAGGGCAAGTACGACGACCTGCCGGAGGCCGCCTTCTACATGGTCGGCTCCATCGAGGAGGCCCAGGAGAAGGCCAAGAAGCTCGCCGCCTAA
- a CDS encoding DUF4159 domain-containing protein — translation MLGIPLTFAAPLALAALVALPALWVLLRVTPPRPRRIAFPPLALVADLLPKRETPARTPPWLLVLRILAAACLILAVAGPVWNPGGIGAAAGRNPLLLILDNGVVAAHDWRERLRAATDEIEAAARDGRPVALVASAEAPAPFEAKTPAAALERLRAIQPRPHLGDRDAHLASIGTFLERMPGASIVWISDGVRGAGSGDFATGLGERASRHGSAVSVLKAERAPALALEGSPVQPGEKLSAQVLRAEANGRDTGLVRALDQKGLPLAESRFTLPPEARATSVSFDLPVELRNAIARLEIEGERSAGAVVLMDERGKRRRVGLVFGGTLDQAQPLLAPTYYLAKALTPFADVQQPRPGQGTAESIGEMLDNQVSVLALADVGALDERTLARVEKFVDEGGLLLRFAGPRLAAGNDPLVPVRLRRGGRSLGGTLSWDRPKTLAAFAPESPFAGLNPPADIGVRRQILAEPDGDLPGKTWAALQDGTPIVTAGKRGQGLVVLFHVTADTTWSNLPLSGLFVDMLRRVVGLAGPSAKLGEGDGRQAKAALLAPRLTLDGFGALGSPPASATAVPADFADRAGPEHPPGFYGTAEGGIAVNALVPGDKLEPLDLTGLRGARMGSLAGAETLDLRAFLFSLALALLALDTLAGLWLGGFFRSLSRGSAGKAAPAALLLPVLVGLALACTPLPVRAQEPAANRPNGIESALATRLAFVVTGDAATDAASRAGLSGLSQMLAARTALEPGEPAGLNLEKDELAFYPLIYWPIVAGRPQPSEAAIRKIDAFMRNGGTVIFDTRDAQTARAGGPPTPETAYLRKMLATLEVPELEPVPQDHVLTKAFYLVDAFPGRYGTGQTWVETIPPAGEGGERRPARAGDGVTPIIITGNDLAAAWALGRNGEPLYPVNGDQRQREMAFRGGINIVIYTLTGNYKADQVHVPALLERLGQ, via the coding sequence TTGCTCGGGATTCCGCTCACTTTCGCCGCCCCTCTCGCGCTGGCCGCCCTCGTCGCGCTGCCGGCGCTGTGGGTGCTGCTGCGGGTCACGCCGCCGCGCCCGCGCCGCATCGCCTTCCCGCCGTTGGCGCTGGTGGCCGATCTGCTGCCGAAGCGCGAGACTCCGGCCCGCACCCCGCCGTGGCTGCTGGTCTTACGCATCCTGGCCGCCGCCTGCCTGATCCTCGCGGTGGCGGGACCGGTGTGGAATCCCGGCGGCATCGGCGCCGCCGCGGGACGCAACCCCCTTCTCCTCATCCTCGACAACGGGGTCGTCGCCGCCCACGATTGGCGCGAGCGCCTGCGCGCGGCCACCGACGAGATCGAGGCCGCCGCGCGTGATGGGCGTCCGGTGGCCCTGGTCGCGAGCGCCGAGGCGCCCGCACCCTTCGAGGCGAAGACCCCGGCCGCGGCCCTGGAACGCCTGCGGGCGATCCAGCCGCGCCCGCATCTCGGCGACCGTGACGCGCATCTGGCCTCGATCGGTACCTTCCTGGAGCGGATGCCCGGCGCCTCGATCGTCTGGATCAGCGACGGCGTGCGCGGCGCGGGCAGCGGCGATTTCGCGACAGGGCTCGGCGAACGGGCGAGCCGCCACGGCAGCGCGGTATCCGTGCTGAAGGCCGAGCGCGCCCCGGCGCTGGCCCTCGAAGGCTCGCCGGTGCAGCCGGGCGAAAAACTCTCGGCGCAGGTGCTGCGGGCCGAAGCCAATGGCCGCGATACCGGGCTGGTGCGGGCCCTCGATCAGAAGGGCCTGCCGCTCGCCGAGAGCCGGTTCACGCTCCCGCCCGAGGCGCGGGCGACGAGCGTCAGCTTCGACCTGCCGGTAGAGCTGCGCAACGCCATCGCCCGCCTGGAAATCGAAGGCGAGCGCTCGGCCGGCGCCGTGGTGCTGATGGACGAGCGCGGCAAGCGCCGTCGGGTCGGCCTCGTTTTCGGCGGCACGCTCGATCAGGCTCAGCCGCTGCTCGCGCCGACCTACTACCTCGCCAAGGCGCTGACCCCCTTCGCCGACGTGCAGCAGCCCCGCCCCGGCCAGGGCACGGCTGAATCCATCGGCGAGATGCTCGACAATCAGGTCTCGGTGTTGGCGCTGGCCGATGTCGGCGCCCTCGACGAGCGCACCCTCGCGCGGGTGGAAAAATTCGTGGACGAGGGCGGGCTGCTCCTGCGCTTCGCCGGGCCGCGGCTCGCCGCCGGCAACGATCCGCTGGTGCCGGTGCGCCTGCGCCGGGGCGGGCGTTCGCTCGGCGGCACCCTGTCCTGGGACCGGCCGAAGACGCTCGCCGCCTTCGCCCCCGAGAGCCCGTTCGCCGGCCTCAACCCGCCCGCCGATATCGGCGTGCGCCGCCAGATTCTGGCCGAGCCCGACGGCGATCTGCCGGGCAAGACCTGGGCGGCACTGCAGGACGGCACCCCGATCGTCACGGCGGGCAAGCGCGGGCAAGGGCTCGTGGTTCTGTTCCATGTGACCGCCGACACCACATGGTCGAACCTGCCGCTCTCGGGGCTGTTCGTGGACATGCTGCGCCGGGTGGTCGGGCTCGCCGGCCCTTCGGCCAAGCTCGGCGAGGGCGACGGGCGGCAGGCGAAAGCCGCGCTGCTCGCCCCGCGCCTGACCCTCGATGGTTTCGGCGCGCTCGGCTCCCCCCCGGCGAGCGCCACCGCCGTGCCCGCCGACTTCGCCGACCGCGCCGGCCCCGAGCATCCGCCGGGCTTCTACGGCACGGCGGAGGGCGGCATCGCGGTCAACGCGCTGGTGCCGGGCGATAAACTCGAACCCCTCGATCTCACCGGCCTCAGGGGCGCTCGGATGGGCTCGCTCGCGGGCGCCGAGACGCTCGACCTGCGCGCGTTCCTGTTCAGCCTCGCCCTGGCGCTGCTCGCCCTCGACACGCTGGCCGGCCTCTGGCTCGGCGGCTTTTTTCGCAGTTTGAGCCGAGGTTCAGCCGGGAAGGCGGCGCCGGCCGCCCTGCTTCTGCCGGTGCTGGTCGGCCTCGCGCTGGCCTGCACCCCCTTGCCGGTGCGGGCGCAGGAGCCGGCCGCCAACCGGCCGAACGGCATCGAATCGGCGCTCGCCACGCGGCTCGCCTTCGTCGTCACGGGCGACGCGGCGACCGATGCCGCGAGTCGCGCTGGCCTGTCGGGCCTGAGCCAGATGCTCGCCGCCCGCACCGCCCTGGAGCCGGGCGAGCCCGCCGGCCTGAACCTGGAGAAGGATGAACTCGCCTTCTACCCGCTGATCTACTGGCCGATCGTGGCTGGGCGCCCGCAGCCGAGCGAGGCGGCGATCCGCAAGATCGACGCCTTCATGAGGAACGGCGGCACCGTGATCTTCGACACCCGCGATGCCCAGACCGCCCGCGCGGGCGGTCCGCCGACCCCGGAGACGGCGTATCTGCGCAAGATGCTCGCCACCCTCGAAGTGCCGGAACTCGAGCCCGTGCCGCAGGACCACGTGCTGACCAAGGCGTTCTACCTCGTCGATGCCTTCCCCGGCCGTTACGGCACAGGCCAGACCTGGGTCGAGACGATTCCCCCCGCAGGCGAGGGCGGCGAGCGCCGCCCGGCGCGCGCCGGCGATGGCGTCACCCCGATCATCATCACCGGCAACGACCTCGCGGCCGCCTGGGCGCTCGGTCGCAACGGCGAGCCGCTCTATCCCGTGAACGGCGACCAGCGGCAGCGCGAGATGGCGTTCCGCGGCGGCATCAACATCGTGATCTACACGCTGACCGGAAACTACAAGGCCGATCAGGTCCACGTGCCGGCCCTGCTGGAGCGGTTGGGACAGTGA
- a CDS encoding CoA pyrophosphatase, producing the protein MRLAEAAGSVEGASANVFGLDGFLARAETRLSHVPPGPGVPLSNPRGDHDLQPEGFAVAPATPHRAAAVLVPVIDRPDGVTLLFTKRAAHLRDHSGQVAFPGGKVDPEDTSPIDTALREAQEEIGLESGAVRPLGYLDPYLSGTGFLVMPVVGLVAHEAVLTPNPAEVAAVFEVPLAFLMDPARHLVRSAEWKGRTRYFYAIPFAEHLIWGVTAGIVHNLQERLYP; encoded by the coding sequence ATGAGGCTGGCCGAGGCGGCGGGGTCTGTGGAAGGCGCGTCCGCGAACGTGTTCGGCCTCGACGGCTTCCTCGCGCGGGCGGAGACCCGCCTGAGCCACGTGCCGCCGGGGCCGGGCGTGCCGCTGTCGAACCCGCGCGGCGACCACGACCTCCAGCCGGAGGGCTTCGCCGTCGCGCCGGCCACGCCTCACCGGGCGGCCGCCGTGCTGGTTCCGGTGATCGACCGCCCGGACGGCGTGACGCTGCTGTTTACGAAACGGGCTGCGCATCTGCGCGACCATTCGGGGCAGGTCGCCTTCCCCGGTGGCAAGGTCGATCCCGAGGACACCTCGCCGATCGACACCGCTCTGCGCGAGGCGCAGGAGGAGATCGGCCTGGAGAGCGGGGCGGTGCGACCGCTCGGCTATCTCGATCCCTATCTCTCGGGCACCGGCTTCCTCGTGATGCCGGTCGTCGGCCTCGTGGCGCATGAGGCCGTTCTCACCCCGAACCCGGCGGAGGTAGCGGCCGTGTTCGAGGTGCCGCTCGCCTTCCTGATGGATCCGGCGCGGCATCTCGTCCGTTCGGCGGAATGGAAGGGCCGGACGCGCTATTTCTACGCCATCCCCTTCGCGGAGCACCTGATCTGGGGCGTCACGGCGGGGATCGTGCACAACCTCCAAGAACGTCTTTACCCCTGA
- a CDS encoding F0F1 ATP synthase subunit epsilon, with translation MATFQFDFVGPERTLYSGEVEAVQLPGAEGEMTVLPGHAPVLTALKVGVITVTETAGNGKRIYVQGGFADIGPTSVTVLAERAAPIEELTPAMLDKEIEAAELARDATQDYAKREALNAQIVQMQEAKHTLSL, from the coding sequence ATGGCCACCTTCCAGTTCGATTTCGTCGGCCCCGAGCGGACGCTGTATTCCGGTGAGGTCGAGGCGGTTCAGCTTCCCGGCGCCGAGGGCGAGATGACCGTGCTGCCGGGCCACGCCCCGGTGCTGACCGCTCTTAAGGTCGGCGTCATCACCGTCACCGAGACGGCGGGTAACGGCAAGCGCATCTACGTCCAGGGCGGCTTCGCCGATATCGGGCCGACCTCCGTGACGGTGCTCGCCGAGCGCGCCGCGCCGATCGAGGAGCTGACCCCCGCCATGCTCGACAAGGAGATCGAGGCGGCGGAGCTGGCCCGCGACGCGACCCAGGACTACGCCAAGCGCGAGGCCCTGAACGCTCAGATCGTCCAGATGCAGGAAGCCAAGCACACGCTGAGCCTCTGA
- a CDS encoding DUF1285 domain-containing protein has translation MTQPPSDDPALARLSAALGEVGQRGLPPVERWNPEHCGVIDIRIAADGTWFHNGSPIRRPKLVKLFASILRKEPDGSTVLVTPAERVRIQVDDAPFAAVEMAVEGEGEGRRIAFRTTVDDLVPADADHPIRFADGADGLKPYLHVRRDLWALVSRPLTYDLVEMGEEREIDGQAWFGLWAGGHFHRIAPASEGA, from the coding sequence ATGACCCAGCCTCCCTCCGACGATCCGGCTTTGGCCCGCCTCAGCGCCGCCCTCGGCGAGGTCGGCCAACGCGGCCTGCCGCCGGTGGAGCGCTGGAACCCGGAGCATTGCGGCGTGATCGACATCCGCATCGCGGCCGACGGGACGTGGTTCCACAACGGCTCGCCGATCCGCCGGCCGAAGCTCGTGAAGCTCTTCGCCTCGATCCTGCGCAAGGAGCCGGACGGCTCGACCGTGCTCGTCACCCCCGCCGAGCGGGTGCGCATTCAGGTCGACGACGCGCCCTTCGCCGCCGTCGAGATGGCGGTGGAGGGCGAGGGTGAGGGCCGGCGCATCGCCTTCCGCACCACCGTGGACGACCTCGTGCCGGCCGATGCCGACCACCCGATCCGCTTTGCCGACGGGGCGGACGGGCTCAAGCCCTATCTCCATGTCCGCCGCGACCTCTGGGCCCTGGTGAGCCGCCCCCTGACCTACGACCTCGTGGAGATGGGCGAGGAGCGCGAAATCGACGGGCAGGCGTGGTTCGGCCTCTGGGCCGGGGGCCATTTCCACCGCATCGCCCCCGCCAGCGAGGGCGCATGA